A window of the Bacteroides thetaiotaomicron VPI-5482 genome harbors these coding sequences:
- a CDS encoding HD domain-containing protein: protein MNPIEIIDKFYPQDTEQRHILLIHSLSVAQKALKIVDAHPNLPINRSFVREAALLHDIGIFMTDAPTIQCFGEHPYIAHGYLGADLLRKEGFERHALVCERHTGAGLTLEEIIERQLPVPHREMVPVTLEEQIICFADKFFSKTHLDEEKTVEKARKSIAKYGEEGLNRFDGWCSLFL, encoded by the coding sequence ATGAATCCAATAGAAATCATCGACAAATTTTATCCGCAGGATACGGAACAACGACACATTCTACTAATACATAGCCTTTCTGTAGCCCAAAAAGCTTTGAAGATTGTAGATGCACATCCTAACTTACCTATCAACCGCAGCTTTGTCAGAGAAGCCGCGCTTCTGCACGATATAGGAATCTTTATGACCGATGCTCCCACCATCCAATGTTTCGGAGAGCATCCCTACATCGCGCACGGCTATCTGGGTGCAGACCTTTTACGAAAAGAAGGTTTTGAACGCCATGCACTGGTTTGCGAACGTCACACCGGAGCCGGACTGACACTGGAAGAAATCATAGAACGCCAGCTTCCTGTTCCTCATCGTGAGATGGTGCCCGTCACTCTGGAAGAGCAAATAATCTGTTTTGCCGATAAATTCTTTTCTAAAACTCATCTTGACGAAGAAAAGACAGTAGAAAAAGCCCGGAAAAGCATTGCAAAATATGGTGAAGAAGGTCTAAACCGCTTTGATGGGTGGTGCTCTTTGTTTTTATAG